In Cherax quadricarinatus isolate ZL_2023a unplaced genomic scaffold, ASM3850222v1 Contig3664, whole genome shotgun sequence, a single genomic region encodes these proteins:
- the LOC138852063 gene encoding zinc finger protein 84-like yields the protein MGKHEEHKPYECSECLKCFSTKYNLVNHMRVHTGDKPYQCSECLKCFTVKRNLVTHMRVHTGYKPYQCSECLKCFSRKTYLVTHVRVHTGDKPYQCSECLKCFSRKTHLVSHMRLHAGDKPYQCSECLRCFIAKSSLVRHMRVHTGDKPYQCSECLKSFTEKNSLLTHMRVHTGDKPYQCSECLKCFSRKTSLVTHVRVHRGDKPYQCSECLKCFSRKIHLVTHVRVHTGDKPYQCSECLKCFSNKANLVAHMRVHTGDKPYQCSECLKCFRRKTHLVTHVRVHTGDKPYQCSECLKCFSRKPLLVTHVRVHTGDKPYQCSECLKCFSQKTHLVTHMRVHTGDKPYQCSECLKCFSRKPLLVTHVRVHTGDKPYQCSECLKCFSQKTHLVTHMRVHTGDKPYQCSECLKCFSQKTILVTHMRVHREDKPYQCSECLKCFTVKSSFVSHSRLHSGDKTC from the coding sequence ATGGGAAAACACGAAGAACATAAACCATatgaatgttcagagtgtctgaaatgttttagtaccAAATACAATCTAGTGAatcatatgagagtacatactggggataaaccatatcaatgttcagagtgtctgaaatgttttactgtAAAACGcaatcttgtgacacatatgagagtacatacaggatataaaccatatcaatgttcagagtgtctgaaatgttttagtagaAAAACCTATCTTGTGACACatgtgagagtacatacaggagataaaccatatcaatgttcagagtgtctgaaatgttttagtagaAAAACCCATCTTGTGTCACATATGAGATTACAtgcaggagataaaccatatcagtgttcagagtgtctgagaTGTTTTATTGCAAAAAGCAGTCTTGTGAGacacatgagagtacatacaggagataaaccatatcaatgttcagagtgtctgaaaagTTTTACTGAAAAAAACAGTCTTTTGACACATATGAGAgttcatacaggagataaaccatatcaatgttcagagtgtctgaaatgttttagtagaAAAACCAGTCTTGTGACACATGTGAGAGTACATagaggagataaaccatatcaatgttcagagtgtctgaaatgttttagtagaAAAATCCATCTTGTGACACatgtgagagtacatacaggagataaaccatatcaatgttcagagtgtctgaaatgttttagtaatAAAGCCAATCTTGTggcacatatgagagtacatacaggagataaaccatatcaatgttcagagtgtctgaaatgttttcgTAGAAAAACCCATCTTGTGACACatgtgagagtacatacaggagataaaccatatcagtgttcagagtgtctgaaatgttttagtagaAAACCCCTTCTTGTGACACatgtgagagtacatacaggagataaaccatatcaatgttcagagtgtctgaaatgttttagtcaaaaaacccatcttgtgacacatatgagagtacatacaggagataaaccatatcaatgttcagagtgtctgaaatgtttcagTAGAAAACCCCTTCTTGTGACACatgtgagagtacatacaggagataaaccatatcaatgttcagagtgtctgaaatgttttagtcaaaaaacccatcttgtgacacatatgagagtacatacaggagataaaccatatcaatgttcagagtgtctgaaatgttttagtcaaaAAACCATTCTTGTGACACACATGAGAGTACATAGAgaagataaaccatatcaatgttcagaatgtctgaaatgttttactgtAAAAAGCAGTTTTGTTAGTCATTCACGACTACATTCTGGAGATAAAACATGTTAG